TGCTCGATGGTGGtcagagaaaagaaaagagaaaaacccaAGAAATTacgccgtgcgtgcgtgcgtgcgtgcgtgtgttggggTGAAAGTTCGCGCTAGACAGTGGAGGTTCGATGGTGCGCCATAATCACCTTCAACCGGGGTGGCGTCCGTGCGAGTAAACCCTCGTTACCTGGCGCCACCTGAGCAATGCCCCCGGCACCGAACTGCAGGCAACGTGTCGGTGATGAAAAGTGGCGCCGTGCTTTTTGGGGCATCCAACCAATTAGACTGTGTTTGTGCAATTCATCAGCAGTACACGAACCCACTAAAGCATCAAATGGATAGGAGCTGGAGTGGCATGGAGTGTTCCGATTCCGGGTCTCGGAAGAAACGATAGATTCGATGCGTGTTGCGTAAGTGCTTCTCGCGGAGGAACCAGTACACCTCGTGAGCACTTTCAACTACAGAATGTCTTATGCTGGATATTTCGTTTGCAGTAGTGCTGCAATCGTCCGTAGTGCACTATGATGCTCGCACGGCATACCATATGCCTCCATATGCAGTCGGTAAGAGATTGCTGACGAACGCTTGGTAAGTTTGTAAGGTGGCGGCAATGAAGGGCCAACCACTAACCTGAAAATACCACGCCGAATGGAGCGTGGAAGGAATTTTGGGGTTATTTTTAAATCTACtctctcttcacacacacacacacacacacgcgcgcgcagatTCACACCACACCTGTATAGGGTAAGAGGCATGGCAATGCCGGGTGGATTCCGCACTCCTGGTTCACAGCAGTGGTTGGACGCCGTTCTTACTGGCAGACATCAGTCAAAGGCAATGGAgaggccgcggccgcggccgtgtttcgttgttttgtctTGTCTGGTGTCTTGTGTACGAGAATCTTGGTCTCGTGAAACCGTGCAAGGATGTACGGGTGCGCTCCTGGTCTACTTGGGTGCTGCACTCGATGGCCGTGCGGTGTACCGTGCATCAACCCAAAGCCAATCATAGGGCCGTTTGACGGCATTGACCGGTGTACAagaaggtgtgcgtgtgtttttttggttgggcAAGATGGAAGGGCAGAAGAATGGGAAGGGACGTGGGGAGACAGTTGGGTTTATAAATACTGCCCAAAACCCACGTCCGATGCGTGCGGTTTCAGCGACGCGAACCTCGTAAAGGGCCATGCTGCTCCACCGGGAGCTACTCGCTCCACGGTGAGGCATAGCATCGGATGCAGCATGCTTTGCGCTGCTGTTCCGGGTTCACCGGTGCGTATTGTGGGGCGGGATCGTTGCTGTGGGGTGTTGCTACCGCTCAAGAGAAAATAGAATACtagaaacggagagagagagagagagagtgaaaagaaACGGGCGTTGTGAGCGTCGTGTCAGCGCCACATGGATAGTACCTTGGATCCCAACCTTGCGTGTACGTACGGGTTGAACGAACACATGTGCTCGGACATACTACAAACTAGTacatacatacaaacacacacacacacagccacattCCGTCCGTGATTCTCCGCCAAATCTTACCGCGCTCCGTGAAAAGTCATGTCGGGGCGTGAACACAGACACTCTGGCTATCCGCCCGGAGACTTCACACcggcaccagtaccagcagcagtagcaccagtagcaccGCTGGGCGTCCCCGTTTGTATGTTTGAAAATATGCTATGACATAATGGTactatttttaaaccattcTCCGCCAACTGCCACACACTCCAATGGCGCACGGACCGGCAAGGCATCGGCTTCCCCTGGCTCTGATGGTTTGCCGATGCCACCCGTCCGGCCGCCCGTCCGGCCGGCCATCGTCCTGGCCCGCCTGTGATGacgtgtgagtgagtgatcaCGGCAAAGGGGTATGGAAGCTGCCTACCCCGGGACGCCCGGTAACAGGTGATTTTACTTTcaattgacacacacacggacacactcaCCGCGTGCGCGCACACTTCACATTATGCAAAGTAGGTCACAACCCCACCGTCCGTTGGATGCTGATCGGagtcggtgggtggtggtgagaatCTTTGGTGGCGCATCATCGACGGGGGCGGTGGGTGACGGGCGTTGCAAGGATGCTCGCTGGTACCCGGATCCCCGACGTCAAATTTCGATTTGCTCTCCGTTCTTCCGTTCTCGTGTTTTACGCTTCTCTGTTCGAGGCCGCGCGATCGAATCCAGCGACAGTGTTTCGGTCACACTGCCGCGGGTGGCGGCACTCCATCGGAGGGTTTTCCTGGTGCTTTCTCCTTACCGGCAACTGGACGCGGGCAACACGTAAACGAAATCGTCGAGACGCACGATCGCGTACCGCTCGGGAAATGGGATCTGGTTTGTATCACCTAACACTTGCCGTGGTtgcggtggtgttgatggtgaacGCACCACGGTTTCGATTCCGAACGCCGTCGCCTAGTCGCTAGCAGTTGATGGTATTACGGTGGAATCGAGCTCGATGGCCAAAGGAATGGTTGAGAATGAAAGCTGCACGCCATCACGATCTGATCGAACACAATAGACCGGGAACTGGCGTGCCCCGGAAGCGGATTCACCTGgttctacccccccccccccccccccccccccccggccgtTGCCTTTTGCTTATTAATGAGGTGCTGGCTGTGTCCATTTGCTGACCCAAATGGGGTAGTTCGGgatacggttttttttttgtatgaagtAGAAGTAGATAAAGGGGTACCCGTGAGTGGGGCCATCATGGCAGGCTACGGTCAAAGCTGGCAAAATTATGTGTCCTTTTGAACCTTCACCGCGTTAGCCGCTGCGGGTGTGCCCCGGGTGTGGCGGCTTGAAACGGAGGAATCCATTTCCAAATGGATTCCATTTCGCCTGTCGATTATTTATGGTCGCGGAGCGTGTGTTTTGCTTGGTGTGCCCGAACCGAATTCGATTCCGATCGAAGgcccgatgccgatgaaaaGGGTTTTCCGCCGATGCCGCTCTGTTCCGTCGTGTGATGGAAACCAACTGGTGGTGGGCCGCGCAATTGATGATTCCGTTGGCTAGAGTCGCTGCCGGCGCTGTAAGTCCACGTAGATCCCCGTTGCATATCATGCTGCACCGCTTGCAACTCTGTTGCCATCCGCTGGTCCTGCTGGATCGCCTTCATCGATCAGGAAGATTTGTGTTGATTGCTCACCAACTGCAGCGACCATTGAGGCCAATGGATGCTGCCAATCAGGTTCAACGAATGTTATGTTACAGTGATTGAATGTGTTTGGCATTTGGAGTATTGTATTAGACGTGCAAGTGATCGCAATTATTAAGCGTGCAAGTTGTGTTTCTGGGTTAAGTTATATCATCCTTTTTGCAGGGAGAGAACAATCAGTTTGGATAATTTGTATGCCATATAGGTCTAGGTATGTAACATCATTTAACAAAACGTAACAAAGATCAAATTCAACACAAACTTTTACTACTGATCCATAATGAAACATTGCTTTTTTTAGATGCTTGCTTGTTGAaaagttgagttgagttgcgACTCATCAAGACTCGGAATAAAGATAGATTTAGGGAGGAACAGTTTTGAATAATGAAATTGTAacgttggtggtggacatAGTATAATAGTTTGAGCTTAAAAGAAAATAGATTTTTgatgttcgtttcgttcgatttttgtGCAAGTCgagtttcttttcttttctgaaCTGCTTataacgaaatgaaaaattgatttaacaACGCCTGAAAtggctacaaaaaaaaaacttaatatTCATCAAAGGGCTATTATCAATGGAAATGGACCAGTATTTGTAACTTACACAAACGATTATACAAATGTGTACAATCAAAAGCCAACATTACTTAGAATAATAATCAAAAACATACCgaaaaattggtttttccATCATGCAATTCTCTTCGATCATCAAGATGTAATCAAGATTCTTCTATTTCTCTAGTCTAATCACAAAAATGGCTGGAAgtatatttttataaaatcccCCACAAGTAGTGGGTTGGTCGTGTCAGCAATATTTATGGTTTTCTTATTACCTGTCCACATTCCGACATGCACAACGATAATAAAAGATATCATGACATCTAGTTATTGGTACTGTCTTAAAGCCAGACAACCCATCGGAATACATCTGTCCCATTGGTGATGTACGTGCTCAAGTCCAGCTAGGGATGAAGGGCCAGTTAGTACCGTGCAAAAATGAAGACATGAAATGAGCCTCCTTAACCACCAtcctcacactcacaccaTCCTCTGGATCCTCGGGGCCACCGACGCGCGGGCGTAAAGCGCGCACACCAACGGTACTTCCGTCAAAGTACAGCTCGTAAATCAAAACGGGATCCCACGGAACGCAACAACACCGAGGAGTTTCCCTCCCAAAGCTAatgggtggtgtggtgcagtCCGACCGCCTCCGGCGATCCGTGATGGCTGGCAATAAATAATGGCTGCAGAAGTGCCAGTTTGCACACTCCGgtcactaccatcaccacctcgcCCCCCCAGTAGTGCCCGCAGTGTGCCCGGAAAAGTGGTCCGTCCCATTCCGGGTTCTTGCGTCTgcgaaaaccccgaaacgaTCGTGTCTCGaggcaaaatggcaaatttgcaaaaccaccacctcacTCGCCTTCTTTTCCTGGCGttcttttttggttgttgttcttctACCGCTACGTTTACATTCTACGATTTTTACATTTCGAGTTTTTTGCTCCGAGTTTCGGGTGGGAGTTTGGGATTTACGgctacaaaaaagaaaaaccggacGCTCTAGAGAggctggcgacgacgagcgcGCGATGGCGAGGATCGCATTTCTGAAGAGGTTTTCCCGGCTCGACTCGGAAAATGTTCACATTTCGGGGTCTTGCGCATTTGGCCTTGAACGAACTGTTATGCACTGCGTTGTGGGCCCCTATTTCCCAAGCCATCGTTCCCAACAACCCCCTACGGCACACGCGATATGCACCGATCAGCGTGTCGCTCATGGCGGTACCTTATAAACCGCAAAAGAATCAGCCGTTGGCGCAGCGGAGCTCGATCGCGAGATTCTTCGGTTTATAATCATCGTGTAAGTGGGActtatgtattttttttttgttttgtttaaagaaACACCAAACCTAGACGATTGAATACCCGACGAAAGCAAACGCAGCAACCACGGATCGCACGCGGATCGCGTGCATGACGCGGACTCTTTTTCGCCAATCTCTTCGTCGCCCGCTCGACAGACAGTGAGTCGCGGGacatgtttatgtttatttatttttcgcgCACCGCGTAACTTCCGCCGGGCCGGCCAGGCACACTCGCTCGTTGCACAATGATGTGTGTCGCCAATGACGAGACGGCGACGGTGCTGGGGGGGTGGCTACTGCTCCTCGCGGTGTGatcgtgtttgtttgtcttgtgGATGGAAATTTGacttgtggtgatgatggtggcggcggcagcggcgtcTACAAACCACAATTGTCTGCCCCACCCTCGCAATACAGTGAAGGAATCTTCGCCGATCTTCGGTTGCGCGCTAgtggttattgttgttggttgttggtgatcTTCGTATAGCGTTGTTCACTGTTGTTCAATTTGCAATCCAATCTACCACCGATAATGTGAAAGGTCCTTTAATACTCAGCTACTGTGGTACGATTCTTGTATCCTTCTAGCTCTTCGTTCTTGTCACATTTCGAGGAAACGGCCAGCTACCCAAGGAAAGCTCGAATTCAGAATCTTTGCGCCATAACGTAATTTGCGATTGTGCATCGAATGGTGGGGGCCATCGCACTGTTTATTTTGGATTTCCTCCGAAAGGAGACGCAACCGTTCGCGGTGCGTTCCGCAGCgagtgcgatgcgatgcgatgctagCCGCCAGCTCGCAGGGCACGCAAATCGCAGACCGGAGGAGTCGGTTGAAAATGAGGAATGCAGTCgatcaataaataaatcgaTCGGCTATGAGGCCATCTCatctcgatcgcgagcgtgcGTTTGATCGATGTTGTTGCATGATGTCGTTTGGTGGGGCTGCTGGTAAGGGAAAGAGGCGACCTTTTAAAAGCGTTTTATGAGCCCGCCTCACGGGGCCCACTCCGTAACGGACCATTTGGTTCGCCACCCTGTGTTACGCGCGCTTCACCCACCACAGAGTAGTTCACCGACGTCATCCACGCACGTTCGTACTGCTCTAGATGTCACGTAAAAATAGTCGTCGCAATAGCAGCACGGTAGTATGCAAGCTTACGAAAGTGCAGCGCAGAGAATGGGAGTGAAATggtgaaagaaaaaggaagctgAAAGATGAAAGTGCAAGGACCTCGCGTGCGTcaagaggaaggaagacgTTAGATCAAGCGGAGCCATCGGAtgcatcggtcggtcggtcagccggtcggataaatcaatttcaccCCTACGAGAAAAGGTGCGATCGCCATGAACTGACCCAATGCCGCTGTTCGCTGTGCAACACAGTGTACACTGGCCTCTTGGCCTCTAGGCATTTGCGATCGCGAGGATGTCTCGAGAGAGTAGCGTGCGTTACGCACAATTTACCACCATCGTTGAGGATGGGATGGGGTTATGAGGTAATGGTTCACCCTCCGGAGGAATCTGCTATTGCTCTTTTGCGGAATACAATTATCCGAGCTGcgattttgatttgatgatgattcaaaGTTCAAAGGACCTCAAACGACGTGCATTCCAGCCGTAAACCGTTACCGCGTTACCGCGGTtgagaaaacaaattactgtagatgctgcggatgctgcaaGGGGCGAGGGTGTGATGGCATTCAAATTCATGTAATACTgccagactctctctctctctctttctctctctctctctctttctctctctctctctttctctctctctctctttctctctctctctcttcttctaaGTCGTTCATTGCAATGATCTGAAGTACCAGTAATTCGTCAATGGAACGTAAACCGTATTTTATGAGTTTCGGTGATCCGCTTGAGCGGATATTTATTGTTAGTAGGGTCGACCGACGGTGGTGTGAATTTTATGCCCAAAAAAGCTTTATATAGGCTTCTTTATATATGAACCTACGTAACAGCTGCCTTTAGTATAAATAATCCAACACTGAAACCAAAGGTTTCTTTTTATGAATACGCGTTTGCTGAGGGTTTGACAAAGCGGCCGTGAAGCTATCCGACGGTATGGCAATGCATTGTTGAGGAATGTACTGAGGATCCACACTTCTACCAGATCGTGTATCTGTATCGATCGTGTATCGATTCCATTCATAGCATTAGGGTCTTTAAACTACATATTAAACTTAACTGCTGTATGAACGAGTGGAGCCTAGTCATCCTAGATCATTCTCCAGAATTGGTTTTCACAAATAGTACTTTATGTCCGGAGGTAGCCTGAGTGGAATGATTGGCATAGTCTTCAGGATTTCTAAAGAATCCTACCGAAATAGCCAGTTGCGGATGTCGAAATAACCGTACTTGATATAGGTTGTATGTCAATTCTTCTTTTCCGTACTTGATTTAggttataatttttttttacaagttCGAAGACAAGTTTTCTTTCTGAGCTATacgaatttttttttattcaaacctgttcctcttcttgcagatctttttttttcatccggAATAGGCAACTGGTtagattttccgtttttgggaaTTTTGAACATAACATTCGTACATTTCGTCCCTGAAAAACGAGTATGTCCTTTCTTGTTAACTTACCTTATAACTGGTATTATCCATGGTTTCAATTGTTTCTTACTGGTGTGAACTTTCTATGTTATCAAAAAGTGCGCATTATACCATTGGAGATTGGAGACGTAACATTCATTTCCATGGAACGGAGCAAACTTAGATCGGTCGCATTATGAAGGCTACTTCTGGAAGTTGTCTAGACCGAAGTTATAGAAAATATAGTAGAATCTAAAACACTTCCGCCATATGCAGTATGTTGCGAAAGGACGTAAGGCAAGGCAAACAATCATGTTCATGCTGCATGGAAGGAGGAGTTAACACACAGACTCCCAATGCACGATCATTTAATCGCactaaaaaaacacacgatccGTTCGCCCAACACGGAAACAGTTTAGTGGACAAAGTAAACAAGCCATTAAATCGAGAACCGTATCGGagtgtaacacacacacacacacacacacacacacacacacacacacacacacacacacacacacacacacacacacacacacacacacacacacacacacacacacacacacacacacacacacacacacacacacacacacacacacacacacacacacacacacacacacacacacacacacacatacactctctctctctctctctttctctctctatctctctctctccctctctctccctctctctatctcgatCGCTCGTCTGAATGATAAAATCCCTCTTTTCGGCCTGATTTTGGGAGGTCATACGTCCACCGCCTCCCCTAAGCCAGCCAGGATATACGCATGAAAcagatgagtgtgtgtgtttgtgtatgagcTTATGCGTTCGGAAAATTTAAGAAAATCACAAAGTGCCGCCTTACCAGTATAGACAGGGCCCGTGAGTGGAAATGAAggcaacctttttttttgttttggggtggaaagcgaaaacatATGGTCTTTGCCGATGACgccgtttggttggtggtgcgatTCTTGGAATTTTGGACACTTCTGGGTTGAAGTAGGAAGAAACGGTAGATAGAGAGGTGATAGGCAGAGGGGAGCAAAGTGAGAACGCCGGGACCCGCAGTCCGTGGTATGGTAGCTGGAGTGCCATCTTCTTTTGCTCGCAAGAGGGAGTGTGCTGGTGGGATTCGATAAAAGTATTTCAATCCCGCTAAATATAGTCCGCGGCCTTTACGCGCGTTTTCACGATCAGTAGcatcagccagcagcaacagtagcatgctgctgatggtgtggcCTGAGATTGGTCGGAGGGATGGTGGCCGGACTCGAACTCGGCCCTCGAAAACGACGACAGCACGGACGAATTgatcttcgtcgttgtcgtcgtcatcatcatcatcatcatcaacgaacTGGCGGTTGTGGGCGatgtcgtcgttgcgtcgtggtcgtcaatttgtttaattgtttaCCAGACTCGGCAGTTGGTAGCACAGCAGGGTCTGGGGAAGGTTACGTGTCGATCGATAGACAGCCTGGTGTCAtgctgtctctctgtgtgtttctcGTTGCTTCACAGACGGCAGCAAGCGCGATTCGGTGAAGAGCATCTCGGAGCGTGGTAGCCAGGAGGAGGATGCGCGTCGCTCACGATCTCTCGATGGGGAAGCGATCCTCGATCCCATCCGTCAGATGGCGGACAAGGTGAGTAAGCGAAGGTAGTCCTGAAGCCCTATTCAACGAATTAACGCTAGTTTCGTGTTCGTTCCGTCTCCAGAACAAAAACAAGTCTGCCTGGAGTAAGGTGAAGGGAATCGTAAAGAACCATCGGGGGTCACTGAAGTCGAACGAATCGCGTCGGAACGTCGCTAAACCATCGAACAGTGTGGGGTGTAGCCGGGAGGCTAGTCCCTGCGAGTCGATGGATGCTTGTGAGCTAACGCAACGCGATCGTTCGGATTCGTTTTCCTCCAGCCAAACGTCACCCGGCCACCGGACGGCAACGACACCgacctttcttcttctaccggGTGCTAGCGGTGGTGATACCAGTGCCCCCAGCGGACCGAACTCGCCGTGTGGATCAATACCAACCGCCCAGATCTTTTCCAGTGGAGATGATACCGATTGTAGACCGACAACGTCAGTGGAGGGTGGTCGCACGCAGCGTAGCGGTAGTGGTGACAAAGGAGTTCCCGCTTCCGCTAGCAGTCCCGGATCAAGTGCAcaaacgacggcgacaactACAACGGCACCGTTGCCGACAAGCAGAAGCTCgcgcaaaagcaaacacataCCTGATATCGAATCCGTACCTGAGGGAATCCCGGTCAGTAGCAGTATTAGTAGGCTAAGAAAGTCTCCACCGAAACCGCTCAGCCTACGGCAGGAAGCGATCGATTTGTCACCGGTTAGCGATGGCCATTCGATAGCGACAACCGATGCCGGACCTTCATCGTTATCTCTTTCCTCGTCACCTGGTCCACGACATTCACCTAAGCGCAAAAGTGGAGCAGGCCTTTCGCACGATACGGAACCATCACTCCCGGCCAGTCCTTCCGGGAAGCATTTCACCTTCTTTGGAGCGGTACCGATAGAGCGGGGTGTCGACGTGGCCGAGGGCGAGTACTCGAGTGGGGACGTCTCGGACCAGAACACACCGAAACGCCGTCCATCACCGAAGCACCGATCGTTACAGCGACAACGAGAAGAGATCGAACGGCGATACCAGGAGCTTCAGCAGAAGCTGCAGCGTGAGTTCGATGCGAAGCAGCTGGAATGGGAGCGGATGCGCCCGGCTGCCCTGCTACTGAACACCAGCCCTCGTAAGTAGCGCGATCTGGTCCGCCTGCGCCCCGTGGCTGAACCACTAACTGGTTGCGCGGTGGTTGGTATACGTTTCCAAGTTTTTCTTCTAGTGCACCAGCTACTGAAGGACGCGGAATCGACTGGTGCCGTGCACGGTGCACCGTCCTGCTCTAAAGCTCAGCCACCGCCAATCGTGGAGGATAACCTAACGCCGGATTTTAAAAAGAAGCTTAGCGAATGGCGCTCGAAGGTAGTATGCTGCATTGGGTTTACCCGATAGCTGAACGCACGAGCTAACGCCACGGCTCTTTCCATTTACAGCATCAACCGCAGTCGTCAAAGGAAGGTACcgaggggaagaagaagcccATCACCGACTGGCAGCTATGGAAAACGGGACAAATCAAGCTAGAAGGACAGGGACTGAAGCAGCTGCCAGATGCCAAAGATTTGCCGGAGGATTTCCAGAAAAAACTATGTAAGTCTTGGACGGAACAGCTAGTGACTAGTGGTTGGAACTAGAGATTTACAGTTTCCCTTCGCTTGTCGCTCTTACAGCCGAATGGAAACAGATGAAGGCAGCGAACAAGGTTCCTTCCTACTCCAGCCAATCATCCcaagctgctggtggcttctCGGGCGGCTCCGAGGGTTCGATGAAGCGCCATCAAACCAAATCATCCACTGGAACGGtgaagaaatcgaaaacatcggACGAGCTTGAGCGGGacaagcatcaccaccagcagcagcaacaacagcacaaggCAGAAGGTCTTTCGAAGCTGAAGGCTCTGGTGAGCACTTCTGATGCGCCCAAGAAGGAGCTGGTGGTCCAGACGACCAAGGGTTTCATCAAGTTCGAAGGCATTTCACGCAAGTTCACCCGGAAGCTGTTCGAGTGGGAAAAGGCGAAGAACATTGCACCGGAAGCATCAACGATTGCACTGCTCCATCCAGGCTATGCGCCAGTTGTGGTCGAAAATCGCGGTGTCCTCATAGAAACGAAACGTAAGCTTGGAATGGCGTAAAGAGAAGTGTGCATCTATGCCTCTAATGGGTGATGTTCCGATTCGATATCGTTTTACAGGGGAAAAGTCTCCTGCGCTGGTACGATCGCTGTCGATGGATAGTATTGCACCGAATCCGTCGGCCTCTTCGATATCCCATCAACCGTCAAGTCTGTCGCTGAATGATGCCGATGAGCTGAAGGATGCGGATAAGGATAGTGGCTCTAACCGGCGTGTGTCATCGAATCCGGAGCTAGAGCTAGCGGGCGAACGTGAGGAACGCGAGGAACCGAGTGCAGTATTGGTGGAGGTAGAGGATGAGGTGCTCGAGGTGGCCGATCCGCTAATGCTGGTAGGACCCGAAGGAAGGCAATCGACAACGCTCAGTCCAAACCAGAAAGATAAAGAGTAAGTGCATGATGTGACATGGTGGTACCTGAAGTTCGTTTTCATTAAAATCCATtatttgcctctctctctcgtagaCCTGGCTATAAGTCGTCGAGACCTTCGAGCAACAGTAGCACGATCCTGAAGGACTCCACTAAGCTGCTGATTCGTCTGAGTGAACAGGATTCGGTCGATAGGGATGAGGTGCGGCGGTTAAAGATTGTGCTACGGGCACTAATAGCAACGCTGCCAGAATTCGTCGAAACCGGGTCCCGTAACAGTATTGCTTTCTTTGCTTACATGAAGGATCTCGCACTGGATGTGCTACGCCATCTGCATCGTTTCGATGATGGTACGTTGAAGGATGCCGGCGAGGTGCTGATGAACGTACAGACCATCAATGGGTTGGTGGCGGAGTTGAAGAAGTCTCTGCATGCGTACATGAAGTACGCCACGAGCAGCGCCAATGGGCGTAATGATGAGGAGATGATACCGCAGATCAGTATTACGCCAGCGGCCTTCGGGGCACAGGCGACGAGCTCCATACAACGAACGGACGATTCGTTCCGCAGTATGGCCACCATCAATGTGACACCCACGTTCGTTTGCAATGCGGTTCGGGTGAAGCAGGTGGACGTGATGCATCCCACGACATCCTCAACACGGTTTCCGGTTAGTTCAGAGTCAGATCCGGTACCACCGACATCGCCGGATTCGTCCGCTCCAACGCCAGATCTCGGGGGAACGCAAGCTAATCTTCGAACGAAGGAGTCTCCGGACAGGGATGCGCGTGAGATGCAGGGTAAAAAGTTGCAACGCAATCTAAGCAACGGTAGCCGCCGAAAAACCCGTATCAAGCGGATGGGTTCCCGACAGAGTAGCAAAACGGAGAGCGACAGCGATGATAGTGCGGCCCAGAACTATGTACTGGATGTGCCGCGAAAAGCCAAACGCAAGACGAGCCGGGCGAAGAAACCATCGTTCGATTCGACCGAGCAACTAGTGGCCACAGTTCCACCCGAGAAGCCGCCTACCGAGGATGTTGTCTATGTGCTAAAGATTAAACCAGGCCAGAAGATCGAGCAGGTAATAGAGCATCCTCAACCACAAAACGCTTCCATTGGGCCGGGAACCGACGAAGCGGGGGTGCTCATTTCGCCTCAGGAAACATGCATCGAGCTGGTGGAGGTAGTACCATCGGTTACGGTCAGCTGTACCGCGAGTGTGCTGGTAAAGACGAAACGGAAGCTATACACGACCGTCGAGGGAGATGATAGTCTGCAGTCGGTGACTTCTGGCAATCAGAAAGTAGCCATCAGTCAGGAGCTTGAGTCGGGGTCTGGTGCCTCGGATCGTAACGATGCGGAGGTAACTGTGAGTCCTGCTGTAGTGGGACCAAGCGTCGAGCCGAGTAACCGTATCACAAATCTTCCTCCACTGCCACAATCACCGGGCATGCAGCGCCGGTTGGAGGGTCTTCATCAGAAAGCGCCTAATAAGGAACTCTCGCCGAACATACGACTCATGATTGCCAAGTACAACCAGCGCCTGACAACGGAAAAAACGGGTACTTCACCGCACAGTTCCGGGTCATGTTCTCCCGTTGCTTGGCGTTCGCCCGTACTCGACCGTAGGGTACGGAAGCAGACGGAGAAGTACCAGGAAACGATACAGTTGTCAAAGTCGGCCAGTGCCGGTAGCATACGGAAGTCACTACGGCAACTGGAAGACGGTCAGAAAGGAGATAGCGAGGAATTATCACTCCATACGCCAGGAGTTGGTGTCACTGGGGCCATTAAGTCATCCAGCACGAGTAAGATCGAAGGCACTGTCATGGAGGAATCGGCATTGGACAAAAGTATAACCAAAGAGGAGTCTCCGGAGCTCGCTACCTTCCTTGCGTACGACAGTCTGCGACGGCGGGATACACTATCGCGTTTGGAAGATCGTCGAGAAGccgcggca
The sequence above is a segment of the Anopheles darlingi chromosome 2, idAnoDarlMG_H_01, whole genome shotgun sequence genome. Coding sequences within it:
- the LOC125948512 gene encoding uncharacterized protein LOC125948512 isoform X2, coding for MERKEEKEKVKAHRKRSGGEHPAHSVRRETLPTPPPDPTIDRTVDNDGFAAPSGETSSPSCDASYLETDPFKRLFTYKEREAKFLRLLCEESEPPGSTSRKVDSTDGQPVPPVIKEQSDGVGSSEPGFESATDFLMLLNRAGPSVAAALSTKDAIDQLDRLHELIGQFLTVQEQNMRMHWQLKNVETLRKLKLMQSAIAKDSESFICASGQLTEADHPSDNDLLDNEIEQNLALLETILAAGNTASSKRSSSKRERSKSVINDEIGAFPMHGKENSGRNYPLRRQSAISDFKPKVSKWTKVKAAFKWEKTSALPANEIKSSEAMMIPVNNEVARYLRVPSIPCVGSSGDSVFSSSSGIVVSGGSAPGTPGENSLASSAENLTDMNEEPGVGGTSGSSTARDRHGSKRDSVKSISERGSQEEDARRSRSLDGEAILDPIRQMADKNKNKSAWSKVKGIVKNHRGSLKSNESRRNVAKPSNSVGCSREASPCESMDACELTQRDRSDSFSSSQTSPGHRTATTPTFLLLPGASGGDTSAPSGPNSPCGSIPTAQIFSSGDDTDCRPTTSVEGGRTQRSGSGDKGVPASASSPGSSAQTTATTTTAPLPTSRSSRKSKHIPDIESVPEGIPVSSSISRLRKSPPKPLSLRQEAIDLSPVSDGHSIATTDAGPSSLSLSSSPGPRHSPKRKSGAGLSHDTEPSLPASPSGKHFTFFGAVPIERGVDVAEGEYSSGDVSDQNTPKRRPSPKHRSLQRQREEIERRYQELQQKLQREFDAKQLEWERMRPAALLLNTSPLHQLLKDAESTGAVHGAPSCSKAQPPPIVEDNLTPDFKKKLSEWRSKHQPQSSKEGTEGKKKPITDWQLWKTGQIKLEGQGLKQLPDAKDLPEDFQKKLSEWKQMKAANKVPSYSSQSSQAAGGFSGGSEGSMKRHQTKSSTGTVKKSKTSDELERDKHHHQQQQQQHKAEGLSKLKALVSTSDAPKKELVVQTTKGFIKFEGISRKFTRKLFEWEKAKNIAPEASTIALLHPGYAPVVVENRGVLIETKREKSPALVRSLSMDSIAPNPSASSISHQPSSLSLNDADELKDADKDSGSNRRVSSNPELELAGEREEREEPSAVLVEVEDEVLEVADPLMLVGPEGRQSTTLSPNQKDKEPGYKSSRPSSNSSTILKDSTKLLIRLSEQDSVDRDEVRRLKIVLRALIATLPEFVETGSRNSIAFFAYMKDLALDVLRHLHRFDDGTLKDAGEVLMNVQTINGLVAELKKSLHAYMKYATSSANGRNDEEMIPQISITPAAFGAQATSSIQRTDDSFRSMATINVTPTFVCNAVRVKQVDVMHPTTSSTRFPVSSESDPVPPTSPDSSAPTPDLGGTQANLRTKESPDRDAREMQGKKLQRNLSNGSRRKTRIKRMGSRQSSKTESDSDDSAAQNYVLDVPRKAKRKTSRAKKPSFDSTEQLVATVPPEKPPTEDVVYVLKIKPGQKIEQVIEHPQPQNASIGPGTDEAGVLISPQETCIELVEVVPSVTVSCTASVLVKTKRKLYTTVEGDDSLQSVTSGNQKVAISQELESGSGASDRNDAEVTVSPAVVGPSVEPSNRITNLPPLPQSPGMQRRLEGLHQKAPNKELSPNIRLMIAKYNQRLTTEKTGTSPHSSGSCSPVAWRSPVLDRRVRKQTEKYQETIQLSKSASAGSIRKSLRQLEDGQKGDSEELSLHTPGVGVTGAIKSSSTSKIEGTVMEESALDKSITKEESPELATFLAYDSLRRRDTLSRLEDRREAAAAAAAAAAEASVAAAAALASQIETPNDTPSVQVVLASASANGLTGTIKKERLYKKRTESPNANPHASVSTSKAVSRGEKYTRCRSVPNEECVTEVFISSKALKPPSPRLIARRRHIAEQRQQRSDCSQSAPTTPLEEHRSILVPMSQRALKLKKAKEEFLRAPSTIVDRSALSTPEPVVSDWSNRISQISATSTASSVLDSVSCDLQLMKSASAGVIGDATGMMDHDPGSVGSVLIRNESGSSCVEGGVRGSGSVITGRHSISSVSASGGGGTGGLSATSTSGRFGGLSNLASKLRKVKLRRSSKDLSKMHAVSALCRQSLMVDISGEASRMGSAHSLGVVGHDDATDGSASASRNLGEHGEPLKKSGSVQAICNRFRRTGERNDELKKSRSLGFLEPDRTGSG